A segment of the Candidatus Protochlamydia naegleriophila genome:
AAATAATAGTCTGCTCCAGCTTCCAACCCCATCAAACGATCAGTCTCTCCTTCTTTATAGGACACTATCATCACGGGAATATCACTTAAGTGCGGGTCATTCTTAATCGCTCTCACCAGATCGATTCCATTCATGCGTGGCATATCGATGTCGGTAATGACAAGATCATAATGGCCAACCCGCACAGCATTCCATCCATCGATACCATTGACAGCCGTTTCCACTTCATAGCCTTGGTTTTTTAAAAGACGGCATTCAACCTCTCTAACTGTAATGGAGTCGTCTACCACTAAAACGCGCTTAGCTATGCGATCAGGCGGCAATTCTTTAGTGTAAGAAATTTTTGCCACCCCGGCTCCCGAAAGCAGCAAATCAATAGAGTGCACAATCTCATCTACGTCGATAATTAAGACAGGGCTTCCATCTTCCATTAGAGCCCCTGCACTAATATCTGAGACCTTTCCTAAACGGGCATCCAACTCTTGTACGACCAACTCTTTCTCGCCAATCAAACGATCCACAACAAGTCCGTAAGAATTGGTCCGCTCGCTTAAAATAATGACAGGCAACAGATTCAAGGTTAGTTGGGGTTCAGCTAACTCCAATACTTGCCAAGCAGAGACTAAACCGATATTTTGGTTTTCATATCTGAAATATTGTTTATTTTCTGCCATTTCAATTTGATCGCGATTGATGAGGAGAGCCTGATCAATGCGTGCTAGAGGAAAAGCATAGGCCTCGCCAGAGATTTCCACCAAAAGAGCGCGGATGACAGATAAGGTCAAAGGCAGCTGCAGATTAAAGCTCGTTCCTTTGCCAGGCATTAAAGTCGTTTTGACAATCCCTCCAACCTCTTGCACCGCACTTCTGACAATATTGAGTCCAATCCCCCTTCCTGAGATTTCAGTCACTTCTTTAGCAGTCGAAAAACCTGGTAGAAAAAGAAAGTCGATGACCTCACTTTCTGATAAACGCTTGGCCATCTCAGAACTAGTAAAATTTTTCTCTACTATTCTTTTGCGCAACTCCTCCACATCTATCCCGCGCCCATCATCTGAAACGGTAATCCCAAGCATTCCTCCACGATGATAGGCTTTCAACTTAATCAATCCCTCCGTTGGCTTCTCTTTTTTTTGCCTCTCTTGAGGTGATTCAATCCCATGATCGATGGCATTTCGTAAAAGATGGCTCAGCGGGGCTTCCAGTTTTTCTAAAATGTCCCGATCGACCAAAGTCGATAATCCCTCGATCTCTAACCTTACGCGTTTGTCAAGCTGCCTTGCCAAATCACGAACCATGCGCGGAAAAGTTTCGACACCATCTGAAAATGGACGTAGGCGACTATTAATGACCTCTTGATAAAGGCGGTCTGATAAATTAGCATGCCGTCTTATAAAAGAATCCAACTCCCCTAAATTCTCAGTAAGCAGCTGACGACTCTCATTAAATCGATGCTGCAGATCGGTTAAATACTGCCACATCCTTTCATCCAGCCTGCTGTCTGCTAAGCCACCTCGGAAACCATCTAGTAAATTTGCAATCTCAATTTGCTCTTTCTTAAGCTTTTGCAGATTATCCCAAAAAGGATACAGCCATCTCGATTCTACAAGTGATTCACCGGCAAGCCCCATCAAACGATTTAAATTCTGAGCCGTTACGCGGAGTACCCTCTCTTCCGAAAATCCTGTTTGAAAAGGCTTAATAGACTCGCTTTTCTTCATCTCTTTCAATGGATAGGGCACAGTACTCGATCCTATACTTTCTTTTCCTTTCCCCTCAAATGCACTTACCAATGCAACTGCGCCTCGAGCGTTGACCGGCTCTTGCTTTTGAATCTCTTCAAGCTCTTTTATTTTCTTTTCAATAAGTGGAAGCTGTCCCTTTAACCAATTATGAATGTCAGACGATCGAATGCGAGACAAATTGGACAATAGATCAACCATTTGCAAGAGCGTGTCAATCATATGCACAGGTAAAGCTTTTTGATTAGCTTGAATACTAACAAAACAATCTTCCATTGAATGAGCCATTTTTACGATCGAGGGAAGAGAGACAACACGTGCAGCACCTTTAATAGAATGCGCGGCACGCATCAATTCTTCTAATAGAATTGGATCTTCATTCTGCTCCAGCTCAATCAATCCACGATTGAGCACCCTAGATTGGGTTTCCACCTCAATGCGAAATAAGTCAAACATCGCATCATCAATCACAAAATCTGGATTTTCGCTCTCCAGCTCTTCTACAATAAGCTCCTCTTTGACATTTGCGGCTGGTGAAATAGCTAATAAAGAGGAGAGTTTTTGATGGAGTTCCGCGAGAAGCTCTTGCTTTTCCTGTAGGAAAAAACTAAGGTGATCAGGCTCTATGCAAGACAGATCAGCCAATAGCTGAACTATTTTAACGCATAGTTCTTGTCCACTAGCTGTTTTTATAACCCGTTGATCAAGCAACGCTTGTGCATAAAGTTCTAACGTTTGAGCAGCTTCTACTACTTGCTGTAACTTGACTATGTGAGCTGCCTGTTTGATTGTCCGCGCTGTTTGAGCCCACTCTTTCAAAGGCTGATCTAATTGAGGATTCTCTTCAAATAATTGCAAGTCCAATCGAATGCTATCACTTTGCTCTCTCAGCTCCTTTAAAAATAAAGCGATCAAAGCTTCATCAATTTTTACAGGCAAGGGCTCTCCAGAAGAAATATCAGTGGTTTCTTTCACTGCACCCCTCTCTTCAAACTATAAAAAATCAGTTCTTCGTCTAAGAGACCAATACTTTTATTTTTAATAGTCATGATGCCTTTCAAGTAATTTGACGCTGACTTTGAAACATTGACTGGAGCATTTTCCAGCATGGCTACATGCCATAAATGAATGCCTTCGACCTCATCTACGGGAAATACCCAAAGCTCTTTATTTTGCGCAATCGCAATCATCCTGTCATCATGTGAAGCATGATGACTGCGCGACATCGAATACTCAATCCCTAGCAATTCATTAAGTGCAACACATAGCTGAAGCTCGCCATCCACATTCACAACCCCCAAAAGAAATTTTTGTGCCCGGTGCGGAATGCAGTGAATCTGCCGGCGAAGAATGACTGATTTAAAAACACTTGTTTTCATTGCAAGCCATTCATGAGCCAAACGAAAAACGACGACAGATATAGTATCGCTCTTTTGCTCAACACTTAGAGGCTTCTGGATTGCTTGCGTCAATGTTTGTAAATATTCTTCAGATGGGCGCCTATCTAAAAGATTTTCCTTCCGCTCTTTTTCTGGCCTATGCATCATTAGATCATCTTGTTTTTCTAGCACAGTTACTCCACCTTTAGAAGGCATTGACAAATCATTTCGTTATTTCCTCACCTTATAAATCTCCCGGACAAAAAACAAAGCCTGCCTCCTATATCTTAAAGGCTCTTTGAGCTCTCCTCCGAAACAGTTCAGCCTGATTAAAATCTCCTTTTTTTTCGGAGAGGAGAGTCAAATAAATTAGAGCCTCATAGTGAGAAGGTTCTAAATAAACAACTTTTCGAAAAAATTCTTCAGCTTTTGCTTCATCTCCCATAGCGTGTTGAATGAGTCCTAGCAAATAGTAGACCGTCTCGTTTGCTCCATGCTTATAAATGTAATTTAAACAACATGTTACTGCCTCATCAAAATCGCCACTGTCGGCTAATTTTTTCGCC
Coding sequences within it:
- a CDS encoding hybrid sensor histidine kinase/response regulator, with the translated sequence MKETTDISSGEPLPVKIDEALIALFLKELREQSDSIRLDLQLFEENPQLDQPLKEWAQTARTIKQAAHIVKLQQVVEAAQTLELYAQALLDQRVIKTASGQELCVKIVQLLADLSCIEPDHLSFFLQEKQELLAELHQKLSSLLAISPAANVKEELIVEELESENPDFVIDDAMFDLFRIEVETQSRVLNRGLIELEQNEDPILLEELMRAAHSIKGAARVVSLPSIVKMAHSMEDCFVSIQANQKALPVHMIDTLLQMVDLLSNLSRIRSSDIHNWLKGQLPLIEKKIKELEEIQKQEPVNARGAVALVSAFEGKGKESIGSSTVPYPLKEMKKSESIKPFQTGFSEERVLRVTAQNLNRLMGLAGESLVESRWLYPFWDNLQKLKKEQIEIANLLDGFRGGLADSRLDERMWQYLTDLQHRFNESRQLLTENLGELDSFIRRHANLSDRLYQEVINSRLRPFSDGVETFPRMVRDLARQLDKRVRLEIEGLSTLVDRDILEKLEAPLSHLLRNAIDHGIESPQERQKKEKPTEGLIKLKAYHRGGMLGITVSDDGRGIDVEELRKRIVEKNFTSSEMAKRLSESEVIDFLFLPGFSTAKEVTEISGRGIGLNIVRSAVQEVGGIVKTTLMPGKGTSFNLQLPLTLSVIRALLVEISGEAYAFPLARIDQALLINRDQIEMAENKQYFRYENQNIGLVSAWQVLELAEPQLTLNLLPVIILSERTNSYGLVVDRLIGEKELVVQELDARLGKVSDISAGALMEDGSPVLIIDVDEIVHSIDLLLSGAGVAKISYTKELPPDRIAKRVLVVDDSITVREVECRLLKNQGYEVETAVNGIDGWNAVRVGHYDLVITDIDMPRMNGIDLVRAIKNDPHLSDIPVMIVSYKEGETDRLMGLEAGADYYLTKSSFHDATLLAAVYDLIGKP
- a CDS encoding chemotaxis protein CheW — its product is MLEKQDDLMMHRPEKERKENLLDRRPSEEYLQTLTQAIQKPLSVEQKSDTISVVVFRLAHEWLAMKTSVFKSVILRRQIHCIPHRAQKFLLGVVNVDGELQLCVALNELLGIEYSMSRSHHASHDDRMIAIAQNKELWVFPVDEVEGIHLWHVAMLENAPVNVSKSASNYLKGIMTIKNKSIGLLDEELIFYSLKRGVQ